A single Diceros bicornis minor isolate mBicDic1 chromosome 7, mDicBic1.mat.cur, whole genome shotgun sequence DNA region contains:
- the PATE2 gene encoding prostate and testis expressed protein 2, translating into MARERLGATRRQYPVEKPSGLENLLQTASFKDLFLCLAEPSTLCYKCKQYHLGFCYDGMRSCNLKHQQSCAIENIYILTRKGRSMYFYSKLSCMTNCEDINFLGFERRTELICCKHSNYCNLPEGV; encoded by the exons ATGGCCAGAGAAAGGTTAGGAGCCACTAGGCGACAGTATCCTGTGGAGAAGCCCTCAGGCCTGGAGAACCTTCTCCAGACTGCATCCTTTAAGGacctctttctgtgtctggcagAGCCTTCAACATTATGTTATAAATGTAAACAATATCATCTCGGGTTTTGCTATGACGGCATGAGGTCCTGCAACCTGAAGCACCAGCAGTCCTGTGCTATTGAGAACATTTACATACTTACAAGAAAAG GGCGGAGTATGTATTTTTATTCAAAACTTTCATGTATGACCAACTGTGAGGACATCAACTTCTTGGGTTTTGAAAGGAGGACAGAGCTCATCTGTTGCAAACATAGTAACTACTGCAATCTCCCTGAGGGAGTCTAG